A genomic segment from Actinoplanes sichuanensis encodes:
- a CDS encoding GAF and ANTAR domain-containing protein — protein sequence MDTTDVIRELGRIDLGETAMDEVLSRVAELARRAVPGAYEVSVTLVRGDGPRTVASTGEPAELIDEWQYQNHHGPCLDAAADRVTVCVDDVAAERRWPGWSEHAGSVGVCSALSVGLPIRDRTIGAVNVYATSCRAFDDDAVALAETFAEYAAVALANADLYHSTATLARQMTAAMDSRAVIEQAKGIIMSQRRCGPDEAFTILSKASQSANRKLRDVAAGLVHRVQRP from the coding sequence TTGGACACCACCGACGTCATCCGGGAGCTGGGGCGCATCGACCTCGGCGAGACAGCCATGGACGAGGTTCTGTCCCGGGTGGCCGAGCTGGCCCGGCGGGCGGTGCCCGGTGCGTACGAGGTGTCGGTGACCCTGGTCCGCGGCGATGGCCCCCGCACCGTGGCGAGTACCGGCGAACCGGCCGAGCTGATCGACGAATGGCAGTACCAGAACCACCACGGCCCCTGCCTGGACGCCGCGGCCGACCGCGTGACGGTCTGTGTGGACGACGTGGCCGCCGAGCGCCGCTGGCCGGGCTGGTCGGAGCATGCCGGAAGTGTCGGAGTGTGCAGCGCGCTCTCGGTCGGGCTGCCGATCCGGGACCGGACGATCGGCGCGGTGAACGTCTACGCCACGTCCTGCCGGGCCTTCGACGACGACGCGGTGGCGCTCGCCGAGACGTTCGCCGAGTACGCCGCGGTGGCGCTCGCCAACGCCGATCTCTACCACTCCACGGCCACGCTGGCCCGGCAGATGACGGCGGCGATGGACAGCCGGGCGGTGATCGAACAGGCCAAGGGGATCATCATGAGCCAGCGCCGGTGCGGACCGGACGAGGCGTTCACGATCCTGTCCAAAGCGTCCCAGAGCGCCAATCGCAAACTGCGTGACGTGGCGGCCGGGTTGGTGCACCGGGTGCAGCGCCCTTGA
- a CDS encoding GAF and ANTAR domain-containing protein, with product MKAHDPTDAAAAFAELGRIKLGETDLDGVLSRVADLARRTLPGATQVSITLLRERGAVTAAHTGQTALRLDEAQYERGAGPCLEAASTGTVVEVPDTATDDRWNRWGADAAEAGMGSVLSLSLPIGDKVGGALNVYGGAPGAFDAAAMRQARTFVRYAAVALANAHLYDTTAGLARHMQAAMESRAVIEQAKGIIMGERRCTADEAFTILTRVSQDTNRKLRDVAAALVERTQRG from the coding sequence TTGAAGGCGCACGACCCGACCGACGCCGCTGCCGCGTTCGCGGAGCTCGGTCGAATCAAGCTGGGCGAAACCGACCTCGACGGGGTCCTGTCCCGAGTCGCCGACCTGGCCCGGCGCACGCTTCCGGGTGCCACTCAGGTCTCCATCACGCTGCTGCGCGAGCGGGGCGCGGTCACCGCGGCCCACACCGGCCAGACGGCCCTACGGCTCGACGAGGCGCAGTACGAACGGGGCGCCGGCCCCTGCCTGGAGGCGGCCTCGACCGGAACCGTCGTCGAAGTGCCCGACACCGCGACCGACGACAGGTGGAACCGCTGGGGCGCCGACGCCGCCGAGGCCGGGATGGGCAGCGTGCTGTCGCTGAGCCTGCCGATCGGCGACAAGGTCGGCGGCGCGCTCAACGTCTACGGCGGCGCGCCCGGCGCCTTCGACGCGGCGGCGATGCGACAGGCGAGGACCTTCGTGCGGTACGCGGCGGTGGCGCTGGCCAACGCCCACCTCTACGACACGACGGCCGGACTGGCCCGGCACATGCAGGCCGCGATGGAGAGCCGGGCCGTGATCGAGCAGGCCAAGGGCATCATCATGGGCGAGCGCCGGTGCACCGCGGACGAGGCGTTCACCATCCTCACCCGCGTCTCGCAGGACACCAACCGTAAACTCCGCGACGTCGCCGCGGCCCTGGTCGAGCGCACCCAACGCGGCTAG
- a CDS encoding phosphoribosyltransferase, with the protein MIFRNRAAAGEALADRLAADLGDRANPLVLALPRGGLPVAGPVARRLGGELDIVVARKIGAPGRPEFGVGAIAEDGPPVYDPDNLLWAGVTEEGVAGVLAAERAELRRRVHLYRGGRPVPAPAGRTVIVVDDGLATGVTAHAALRWVRSRGPARLIMAAPVGAPQARDALAATADLVVCLSTPDPFFAVGRWYDDFEQLTDADVENFIMC; encoded by the coding sequence ATGATCTTCCGGAACCGTGCGGCGGCCGGGGAAGCCCTCGCCGACCGCCTGGCCGCGGACCTCGGTGACCGGGCGAATCCACTGGTGCTGGCTCTACCCCGGGGTGGCCTGCCGGTGGCCGGGCCGGTGGCGCGACGGCTCGGCGGCGAGCTGGACATCGTGGTGGCCCGCAAGATCGGCGCGCCCGGTCGCCCGGAGTTCGGGGTGGGCGCGATCGCCGAGGACGGCCCGCCCGTCTACGACCCGGACAACCTGCTCTGGGCCGGGGTCACCGAGGAGGGTGTGGCCGGGGTGCTGGCCGCCGAGCGCGCGGAACTGCGGCGCCGGGTCCACCTCTATCGGGGTGGCCGTCCGGTCCCGGCGCCGGCCGGCCGCACCGTGATCGTCGTCGACGACGGCCTGGCCACCGGGGTGACCGCGCACGCGGCGTTGCGGTGGGTGCGGTCGCGGGGTCCGGCCCGGCTGATCATGGCCGCGCCGGTCGGCGCCCCGCAGGCCCGGGACGCCCTGGCCGCTACGGCGGACCTGGTGGTGTGCCTGAGCACGCCCGATCCGTTCTTCGCGGTGGGCCGTTGGTACGACGACTTCGAGCAGCTCACCGACGCCGACGTAGAAAATTTCATCATGTGTTGA
- a CDS encoding ABC transporter ATP-binding protein codes for METAIEVRDLVVKRGARTVLDGFSCVIPKGSVTGLLGPSGSGKTTLMRAIVGVQIVASGSVTVLGHPAGSAPLRRSIGYLTQAPSVYADLTVAENARYFASLYRLKAADADAAVEAVGLTRARDQLVSDLSGGQRSRASLACAIVSRPEVLILDEPTVGQDPVLRDELWDHFRRLAADGATVLVSSHVMDEANRCDRLLLIRQGVLIADDTPAAVKRSAGTDDLDQAFLKLIRQQETA; via the coding sequence ATGGAAACCGCGATCGAGGTCCGCGACCTCGTCGTGAAACGCGGAGCGAGGACCGTCCTCGACGGCTTCTCCTGCGTCATACCGAAGGGCAGCGTCACCGGGCTGCTCGGCCCGAGCGGCAGCGGCAAGACCACCCTGATGCGCGCGATCGTCGGCGTGCAGATCGTCGCGTCGGGCTCGGTCACCGTGCTCGGCCACCCGGCCGGGTCGGCGCCACTGCGCCGCAGCATCGGCTACCTGACCCAGGCCCCGAGCGTCTACGCCGACCTCACCGTCGCGGAGAACGCCCGCTACTTCGCCTCTCTCTACCGGCTCAAGGCGGCCGACGCGGACGCCGCGGTCGAGGCCGTCGGGCTGACCCGGGCCCGTGACCAGCTGGTCTCCGACCTGTCCGGCGGACAGCGCAGCCGAGCCTCACTGGCCTGCGCCATCGTCAGCCGGCCCGAGGTGCTGATCCTCGACGAACCGACGGTCGGGCAGGACCCGGTGCTGCGGGACGAGCTGTGGGACCACTTCCGCCGGCTCGCCGCCGACGGCGCCACCGTCCTGGTCTCCAGCCACGTGATGGACGAGGCGAACCGCTGCGATCGGCTGCTGCTCATCCGGCAGGGCGTGCTGATCGCCGACGACACCCCGGCCGCGGTGAAGCGCTCGGCCGGCACCGACGACCTGGACCAGGCGTTCTTGAAACTGATCCGGCAGCAGGAGACGGCATGA
- a CDS encoding ABC transporter permease has protein sequence MILASTVKRILGQLRHDPRTIALIIVVPTLLITLIYFMYEGQPNVFDRIALTMLGVFPFIVMFLITSIAMLRERTTGTLERLFTTPVGKLDLLFGYGIAFGVAAAAQAVVAAGFAYWALDMHTAGSIGLVILIAVANAVLGVALGLLCSAFARTEFQAVQFMPLVVAPQLLLCGLFVPRADMAGWLQAISNVLPMSYSVEALTEVGMHSEPTGIMWRDLAVVVGAIVVALILGAATLRRRTA, from the coding sequence ATGATCCTCGCCAGCACCGTCAAACGGATCCTCGGCCAGCTGCGGCACGATCCGCGGACCATCGCGCTGATCATCGTGGTGCCGACCCTGCTGATCACCCTGATCTACTTCATGTACGAGGGGCAGCCGAACGTCTTCGACCGGATCGCCCTCACCATGCTGGGCGTCTTCCCGTTCATCGTGATGTTCCTGATCACCAGCATCGCGATGCTGCGGGAACGCACCACCGGCACCCTGGAGCGGCTGTTCACCACCCCGGTCGGCAAACTCGACCTGCTGTTCGGCTACGGCATCGCGTTCGGGGTGGCGGCCGCAGCGCAGGCCGTGGTCGCCGCCGGGTTCGCCTACTGGGCGCTGGACATGCACACCGCGGGCAGCATCGGCCTGGTCATCCTGATCGCCGTGGCCAACGCCGTCCTCGGGGTCGCGCTCGGCCTGCTGTGCAGCGCGTTCGCCCGGACCGAGTTCCAGGCGGTGCAGTTCATGCCGCTCGTGGTGGCGCCCCAGCTGCTGCTCTGCGGGCTGTTCGTGCCCCGTGCGGACATGGCCGGCTGGCTGCAGGCGATCAGCAACGTACTACCGATGTCCTACTCCGTGGAGGCACTGACCGAGGTGGGCATGCACTCCGAGCCGACGGGCATCATGTGGCGGGACCTCGCCGTCGTGGTGGGCGCGATCGTGGTGGCGCTCATCCTCGGTGCGGCCACCCTGCGGCGCAGGACGGCTTAG
- a CDS encoding TetR/AcrR family transcriptional regulator, with translation MVRRTGRRPGNPDTREAILSAARSAFAEKGYDGASIRAIATGAGVDPALVHHYFGTKDKLFLATMNSPIDPVDIINEATDGDRDEIGVRFVRAFLAMWDGPRGAAAVALLRSVVGTEWTTKLFREFIITQILRRAVPKLGLDPQQAHLRITLAASHLVGLALARYVIKVEPLASASTETLVAAVGPAVQRYLTGDLPDVFPA, from the coding sequence ATGGTGCGACGGACCGGACGCCGGCCCGGCAACCCGGACACACGTGAGGCGATCCTGTCGGCCGCGCGCAGCGCGTTCGCCGAGAAGGGTTATGACGGAGCGTCGATCCGGGCCATCGCGACCGGCGCCGGGGTCGACCCGGCGCTGGTGCACCACTACTTCGGCACCAAGGACAAGCTGTTCCTGGCGACGATGAACTCGCCGATCGACCCGGTCGACATCATCAACGAGGCGACCGACGGCGACCGGGACGAGATCGGGGTCCGGTTCGTGCGCGCCTTCCTGGCCATGTGGGACGGCCCGCGCGGGGCGGCGGCGGTGGCGCTGTTGCGCTCCGTGGTCGGCACCGAGTGGACGACCAAGCTGTTCCGCGAGTTCATCATCACCCAGATCCTGCGCCGGGCGGTGCCCAAGCTCGGTCTCGATCCCCAGCAGGCGCACCTGCGGATCACCCTGGCCGCCAGCCATCTGGTCGGCCTGGCCCTGGCCCGCTATGTGATCAAGGTGGAGCCGCTGGCCTCCGCGTCGACCGAGACGCTGGTCGCGGCGGTCGGCCCGGCCGTGCAGCGTTACCTGACGGGTGACCTTCCGGACGTCTTCCCGGCATGA
- a CDS encoding DUF6766 family protein — translation MRRFLRENSLGLVFGVLFLIVLVAQAFAGHADFNQQQLASGMEPVSLGRYLTSASFAADVAENWQSEYLQFFLYIFLTVWLVQRGSPESKKPGEEGRESDEKQKVGRYATDESPSWARATGLRRTLLSNSLGLVMGLLFVASWLTQSIAGAAAFNERQLRDLQEPVTWAEYLTEPDFWNRTLQNWQSELLAVASMVILSIYLRQRGSPESKPVGSSHSATGVEG, via the coding sequence ATGAGAAGGTTCCTCCGGGAGAACTCGCTCGGCCTGGTCTTCGGCGTGCTGTTCCTGATCGTGCTGGTCGCGCAGGCGTTCGCCGGGCACGCCGACTTCAACCAGCAGCAGCTGGCGTCCGGCATGGAGCCGGTGTCGTTGGGCCGCTACCTCACCTCGGCGTCGTTCGCCGCCGACGTGGCGGAGAACTGGCAGTCCGAGTACCTCCAGTTCTTCCTCTACATCTTCCTCACCGTGTGGCTGGTGCAGCGCGGCTCACCGGAGTCGAAGAAACCGGGGGAGGAGGGCCGGGAATCCGACGAGAAACAGAAGGTCGGCCGGTACGCCACCGACGAGTCGCCGAGCTGGGCCCGGGCCACCGGTCTGCGCCGGACCCTGCTGTCCAACTCGCTCGGCCTGGTGATGGGCCTGCTCTTCGTCGCGTCGTGGCTCACCCAGTCGATCGCCGGGGCGGCCGCCTTCAACGAGCGGCAGCTACGCGACCTGCAGGAGCCGGTCACCTGGGCGGAATACCTGACCGAGCCGGACTTCTGGAACCGCACCCTGCAGAACTGGCAGTCCGAGCTGCTGGCCGTCGCGTCGATGGTGATCCTCTCGATCTACCTGCGGCAGCGGGGCTCCCCGGAGTCCAAGCCGGTCGGCAGTTCACACTCGGCGACCGGAGTGGAGGGCTAG
- a CDS encoding methyl-accepting chemotaxis protein: MPTWLVLLGTLIAVVCSSLVAFRLGRRRAGEPEVDGGAGREPGEAAGTLSERDAEIERLRAELDTQAENAQAHQRDLNQRLRRRAKEAIDDTAEVIGGKLEDVVVQVGEARDAAAATHERVTVTSGAANVLVQRAHGAGEAATALNESLHQVAGIAGVISGIASQTRLLALNATIEAVRAGAAGSGFAVVADEVKSLADTTAHSTEQITSTISALESDVAQMRQTLAAIISDVGDIEDAMRHLGGIADRQHEIVGRLHRSVDATMAQIGDLSDVAERLERRRHDRLRMEGVVRLQTATGPQIAAEMLDLSSDGLGCSVPAGARLVVGDLVRAEIAVEGLATAADARVARRVDRGTTIEIGLQFEGVPEHIRHEINHFLTRVGAAG; encoded by the coding sequence ATGCCGACCTGGTTGGTCCTCCTGGGAACGCTGATCGCGGTGGTGTGCAGCTCGCTGGTGGCCTTCCGGCTGGGCCGCCGTCGTGCCGGGGAACCGGAGGTCGACGGCGGCGCCGGCCGGGAGCCCGGCGAGGCGGCCGGGACGCTGTCCGAGCGTGACGCCGAGATCGAGCGGCTGCGGGCCGAGCTGGACACCCAGGCCGAGAACGCCCAGGCGCACCAGCGCGACCTCAACCAGCGGCTGCGGCGCCGGGCCAAGGAGGCGATCGACGACACCGCCGAGGTGATCGGCGGCAAGCTCGAGGACGTGGTGGTGCAGGTCGGCGAGGCCCGGGACGCGGCGGCCGCCACCCACGAGCGGGTCACCGTCACCAGCGGGGCGGCGAATGTCCTGGTCCAGCGCGCGCACGGGGCCGGCGAAGCGGCCACCGCGCTGAACGAGAGCCTGCACCAGGTGGCCGGGATCGCCGGTGTGATCTCCGGGATCGCGTCGCAGACCCGGCTGCTGGCGCTGAACGCCACCATCGAGGCGGTCCGGGCCGGTGCCGCCGGCAGCGGCTTCGCGGTGGTCGCCGACGAGGTGAAGAGCCTGGCCGACACCACCGCCCACTCCACCGAGCAGATCACCAGCACGATCTCCGCCCTGGAGTCGGACGTGGCGCAGATGCGCCAGACCCTCGCCGCGATCATCTCGGACGTCGGCGACATCGAGGACGCGATGCGCCACCTGGGCGGCATCGCCGACCGGCAGCACGAGATCGTCGGCCGGCTGCACCGCAGCGTGGACGCGACGATGGCCCAGATCGGTGATCTCTCCGATGTGGCCGAACGGCTGGAACGCCGCCGCCACGACCGGCTGCGGATGGAGGGCGTGGTCCGGCTGCAGACCGCCACCGGGCCGCAGATCGCCGCCGAGATGCTCGACCTCAGCTCGGACGGGCTGGGGTGCAGCGTGCCGGCCGGCGCCCGGCTCGTCGTCGGTGACCTGGTCCGGGCCGAGATCGCGGTGGAGGGGCTGGCCACGGCGGCCGACGCCCGGGTGGCCCGCCGGGTCGATCGGGGCACCACCATCGAGATCGGCCTGCAGTTCGAGGGCGTCCCCGAACACATCAGGCACGAGATCAACCACTTCCTGACCCGGGTCGGCGCGGCCGGCTAG
- a CDS encoding SRPBCC family protein, producing the protein MTVISTQKDVSALTLTFVAEFGAPVDRVWQVWADPRRLERWWGPPTWPATFETYEFKPGGAVRYHMTGPDGTKARGWWVITDIDEPHRLEFDDGFADDRGEPADPEDITHGVVTLETTGDGTRMTTVTTFRSTEQLERMAAMGMEEGMRLAMGQIDALLAEG; encoded by the coding sequence ATGACGGTCATCAGCACGCAGAAGGACGTCAGCGCGCTGACGCTGACGTTCGTCGCCGAGTTCGGGGCTCCTGTCGACCGGGTCTGGCAGGTCTGGGCCGACCCGCGCAGGCTGGAGCGCTGGTGGGGTCCGCCGACCTGGCCGGCCACCTTCGAGACGTATGAGTTCAAGCCGGGTGGCGCCGTGCGCTACCACATGACCGGCCCGGACGGGACGAAGGCGCGGGGCTGGTGGGTGATCACCGACATCGACGAGCCCCACCGGCTGGAGTTCGACGACGGTTTCGCCGACGACCGGGGTGAGCCGGCCGACCCGGAGGACATCACCCACGGCGTGGTCACGCTGGAGACGACCGGCGACGGCACCCGGATGACGACGGTCACCACGTTCCGCAGCACCGAGCAGCTGGAGCGGATGGCCGCGATGGGGATGGAGGAGGGCATGCGACTGGCCATGGGTCAGATCGACGCCCTGCTCGCAGAGGGCTGA
- a CDS encoding universal stress protein, with translation MRTSEAQPVVAAVDGSRTHPVTLDLAADEAARRGVPLNVLHVWPGQYTGRYRCRGPVPGETDGRRLLDAATRRARQRAPWLPVHAELVTGSPAGILAEHSETASLVVIGRRDEGPGRPGWGSTAAYLARHSRSPLLVQRGKGLRTGPVVLAVTGPDGPASAVRRAFEEADLAGARLVAVKVWAPGGDQDGRQARRQLTELLAGWAVQYPRVRVEPLVVAEPELPYTLGRASRRGRLLIAAAGQRGWFAELVRGVPGPGQSPVLLVPPVSFSPAVAGR, from the coding sequence ATGCGGACCTCCGAAGCACAGCCCGTGGTGGCCGCCGTCGACGGCTCCCGCACCCACCCCGTCACCCTCGACCTGGCCGCCGACGAGGCGGCCCGGCGCGGTGTTCCCCTCAACGTCCTGCACGTCTGGCCCGGCCAGTACACCGGCCGCTACCGGTGCCGCGGCCCGGTGCCCGGCGAGACCGACGGCCGACGGCTGCTCGACGCCGCCACCCGCCGCGCCCGGCAACGCGCACCCTGGCTGCCGGTCCACGCCGAACTCGTCACCGGCAGCCCGGCCGGCATCCTGGCCGAGCACTCCGAGACCGCGTCGCTGGTGGTGATCGGGCGCCGCGACGAGGGGCCCGGCCGCCCCGGCTGGGGCTCCACGGCCGCCTACCTGGCCCGGCACAGCCGCAGCCCGCTGCTGGTCCAGCGCGGAAAGGGGCTGCGCACCGGGCCGGTCGTGCTCGCGGTCACCGGGCCCGACGGGCCGGCCTCGGCGGTACGACGTGCCTTCGAGGAGGCCGATCTGGCCGGGGCTCGCCTGGTCGCGGTCAAGGTCTGGGCGCCCGGTGGCGACCAGGACGGCCGGCAGGCGCGTCGGCAACTGACCGAGCTGCTCGCCGGATGGGCCGTCCAATACCCGCGGGTCCGGGTGGAGCCCCTGGTGGTGGCCGAGCCGGAGCTGCCGTACACCCTGGGTCGGGCCTCCCGCCGGGGCCGTCTGCTGATCGCCGCGGCCGGGCAGCGCGGATGGTTCGCCGAACTGGTCCGCGGTGTGCCGGGGCCGGGGCAGAGCCCGGTGCTGCTGGTGCCACCGGTTTCCTTCAGTCCGGCGGTGGCCGGTCGATAG
- a CDS encoding NADPH-dependent F420 reductase, which translates to MRIGVIGAGQLGGTLARWCAESGHDVAVTSRHPERLRTEMDGDTLRIMSIPQAAAFGDVVIFSPNWSSAHEALDLTRGVIADKVVIDATNPDVPDDISGLETLMDWAPEAHWAKAFNTVSTEVLSRRRGHDPLLTEYVCTDDRDAREATSMIIRDLGFAPVYAGGAHAALLTETGGPLQMREVDVKDATDVLAEALAVLH; encoded by the coding sequence ATGCGGATCGGTGTCATTGGAGCAGGTCAGCTCGGCGGCACGCTTGCCAGGTGGTGCGCCGAGAGCGGGCACGACGTCGCGGTCACCTCGCGGCATCCGGAGCGCCTGCGGACGGAGATGGACGGCGACACGCTGCGGATCATGTCGATCCCGCAGGCGGCCGCCTTCGGTGATGTGGTGATCTTCAGCCCGAATTGGTCGTCCGCGCACGAGGCGCTGGACCTGACCCGGGGCGTCATCGCCGACAAGGTGGTGATCGACGCGACCAACCCGGATGTCCCGGACGACATCTCCGGGCTGGAGACGCTGATGGACTGGGCGCCCGAGGCGCACTGGGCGAAGGCGTTCAACACGGTCTCGACCGAGGTGCTCAGCCGGCGACGCGGGCACGATCCGCTGCTCACCGAGTATGTGTGCACGGACGACCGGGACGCCCGGGAGGCCACCTCGATGATCATCCGGGATCTCGGGTTCGCACCGGTCTACGCCGGTGGCGCGCACGCCGCGCTGCTCACCGAGACCGGCGGGCCGTTGCAGATGCGCGAGGTCGACGTCAAGGACGCCACCGACGTGCTGGCCGAGGCCCTGGCCGTCCTCCACTGA
- a CDS encoding TetR/AcrR family transcriptional regulator codes for MSTSPGRRRGPSKGDRRERAILETARELLARKPLADITIDELATGAEISRSSFYFYFDSKLSVLVALLHGMAGELGRDAGPWLDGSGPDAAALREALAPLARLWREHGRMLAGALAAAPGCPPLAQWRAELRSAHVDRLAMRISRDRAAGLAPDGPAPRVLAGLIDDLRTAALAGSDDPEALVDDLVTVELRMIYGDFADHHPAG; via the coding sequence ATGAGCACATCCCCGGGTCGGCGCCGTGGCCCCAGCAAGGGCGACCGCCGGGAGCGGGCGATCCTGGAGACCGCCCGGGAGCTGCTGGCCCGCAAGCCGCTCGCCGACATCACCATCGACGAGCTGGCCACCGGCGCCGAGATCTCCCGGTCCAGCTTCTACTTCTACTTCGACTCCAAACTGTCGGTGCTGGTGGCGCTCCTGCACGGGATGGCCGGCGAGCTGGGCCGCGACGCCGGCCCCTGGCTGGACGGGAGCGGGCCGGACGCGGCGGCGCTGCGCGAGGCGCTCGCCCCGCTCGCCCGGCTCTGGCGCGAGCACGGCCGGATGCTGGCCGGCGCCCTGGCCGCGGCGCCCGGCTGCCCGCCGCTGGCACAGTGGCGGGCGGAGCTGCGGTCGGCACACGTGGACCGGCTCGCGATGCGGATCAGCCGGGACCGGGCGGCCGGCCTCGCGCCGGACGGACCGGCGCCGCGGGTGCTGGCCGGCCTGATCGACGACCTGCGCACGGCCGCGCTGGCGGGCAGCGACGACCCGGAGGCGCTGGTCGACGACCTGGTCACGGTCGAACTGCGGATGATCTACGGCGATTTCGCCGATCACCACCCGGCCGGGTGA
- a CDS encoding NADP-dependent oxidoreductase, whose translation MKEIRLAARPVGWPTAETFEIAETAVPEPGPGQVLIRNVYMSVDPYMRGRMNDVKSYMPPFQVGAPLDGGAVGEVVASNAESVPVGAYVVHGLGWREFAVVDAERARVVDPAAAPSLSAYLGLLGMTGLTAYAGLLDVAQFREGDTVFVSGAAGAVGSVVGQIARLRGAKRVIGSAGSAEKARHLTEDLGFDAAFNYKDAPVRDQLKAAAPDGIDVYFDNVGGDHLEAAISVLNKYGRIAMCGAIAQYNDTAPPAAPRNLASMIGKEINLRGFLVGNHSHRMPDFVAEVGGWLRAGQITARETVVEGIENAPEAFLGLLRGENTGKMVVKLR comes from the coding sequence ATGAAAGAGATCCGCCTCGCCGCCCGTCCCGTCGGCTGGCCCACCGCCGAGACGTTCGAGATCGCCGAGACCGCGGTTCCCGAGCCGGGGCCCGGCCAGGTGCTGATCCGCAACGTCTACATGTCGGTCGACCCCTACATGCGCGGCCGGATGAACGACGTGAAGTCCTACATGCCGCCGTTCCAGGTGGGTGCCCCGCTCGACGGCGGCGCGGTCGGTGAGGTGGTCGCCTCCAACGCCGAGTCGGTCCCGGTCGGCGCGTACGTCGTGCACGGCCTGGGCTGGCGGGAGTTCGCGGTGGTCGACGCCGAGCGGGCGCGGGTGGTCGACCCGGCCGCGGCGCCGTCGCTCTCGGCGTACCTCGGGCTGCTCGGCATGACCGGTCTCACCGCGTATGCCGGGCTGCTCGACGTCGCCCAGTTCCGCGAGGGCGACACCGTCTTCGTCTCCGGCGCGGCGGGCGCGGTGGGCAGTGTGGTCGGCCAGATCGCCCGGCTGCGCGGGGCCAAGCGGGTGATCGGCAGTGCCGGTTCCGCCGAGAAGGCCCGGCACCTGACCGAGGACCTGGGCTTCGACGCGGCCTTCAACTACAAGGACGCGCCGGTCCGCGACCAGCTCAAGGCGGCCGCGCCGGACGGGATCGACGTCTACTTCGACAACGTCGGCGGCGACCACCTGGAGGCCGCGATCAGCGTGCTGAACAAATACGGTCGGATCGCCATGTGCGGTGCCATCGCCCAGTACAACGACACCGCCCCGCCGGCCGCGCCGCGCAACCTGGCCTCGATGATCGGCAAGGAGATCAATCTGCGCGGATTCCTGGTCGGCAACCACTCGCACCGGATGCCCGATTTCGTGGCCGAGGTCGGCGGCTGGCTCCGGGCCGGGCAGATCACCGCGCGCGAGACGGTCGTCGAGGGCATCGAGAACGCGCCGGAGGCCTTCCTCGGTCTGCTTCGCGGCGAGAACACCGGCAAGATGGTGGTCAAGCTGCGTTAA